From Asterias rubens chromosome 6, eAstRub1.3, whole genome shotgun sequence, one genomic window encodes:
- the LOC117291229 gene encoding protein hunchback-like — protein MAEDCKEVQQQEIIRRMEDEFEEPSLETEAVPESESNPPISPILQTAPSTSPPSEIPPSQQLPPTQILPQQSAEVSVPFPATCDTTASFSTSFINQGVDLTAFSGGEVVPNIYDNQQAVHTCNKCNSCFASAYELTVHWQEEHRDNFKCKRCERTFAKKHNLLRHNCVNACNICGQQFTRRYNLKLHMQIHGDGSKLHKCEYCGKSFTRRYTLLTHTRSHSGIKLFKCSICGKAFTRQHTLNLHMKRHVTKSSFYCRRCYAVFTDAVSLQLHRETEHAKTPKQPESLITTATSQSIQPTSNVVFPNSNPGYLYGTANVGPSSYHNHMDSFYQPTHQDMHNPFQNTYHDNRGSANNPTQKDGDFGEKNLLHQESGHAASLEKRKWFEDERVGASARGASSRQETTFMTQPENEVVTVIDSGDEVMNENSLYPDKSNKEREQVDQEPSERDLFIAGDKESDDVDTIETQELEAESRRSLFPINTSKHHRRTARPVNRPMRRSWQHGDKLVKETSEIRINVLDPSAMEEMNPLLTPPRSSDTSTSRPTHNSSESGSPSTASLLESPSYLTRPFPAILKIAPSSPPSAEKTCLPTQIAPQVSCNDVDHEISVHVPPPHSRVDSYSSHPAGNNANSDSSTSSSLLATQRKVKHEDRSQSDSAKWHCTHCGITFEESLMYVVHMGCHGQLDPYQCSMCGMLCQDRMAFTLHIIGGKHIKTQT, from the coding sequence GAAGTTCAGCAGCAAGAAATCATCCGCAGAATGGAGGATGAGTTTGAAGAGCCAAGTCTAGAAACCGAAGCTGTACCTGAATCAGAATCCAATCCGCCGATTTCACCAATcctacaaacagcgccctcaacgtCTCCACCATCGGAAATACCGCCATCGCAACAACTACCGCCAACTCAAATTCTGCCACAACAATCAGCTGAGGTTTCAGTGCCCTTCCCGGCTACATGTGACACCACTGCATCATTCTCAACTTCTTTTATCAATCAAGGTGTTGATTTAACGGCATTCTCTGGCGGTGAGGTAGTTCCGAATATTTACGACAACCAACAAGCCGTTCATACATGCAATAAGTGCAACAGCTGCTTCGCCAGTGCCTACGAGCTCACCGTACACTGGCAAGAAGAGCATCGAGACAATTTCAAATGCAAACGGTGCGAACGCACTTTTGCTAAGAAACACAATTTACTGCGGCACAATTGTGTGAATGCCTGTAACATATGCGGTCAGCAGTTCACCCGACGCTACAACCTGAAGCTTCACATGCAGATCCACGGCGACGGCTCGAAGCTCCACAAGTGTGAATACTGTGGAAAGAGCTTCACTCGCAGGTACACCCTGCTGACTCACACACGCTCGCACAGCGGTATCAAACTGTTCAAATGCAGCATCTGCGGGAAGGCCTTCACGAGACAGCACACTTTGAACTTACACATGAAGCGCCATGTCACTAAGTCAAGCTTTTACTGCAGAAGGTGCTATGCCGTGTTCACCGATGCCGTCAGCTTGCAGTTACATCGTGAAACTGAACACGCTAAAACCCCAAAGCAGCCAGAATCACTTATTACCACAGCAACATCCCAATCCATCCAGCCAACCTCAAATGTTGTGTTTCCGAATTCAAATCCAGGTTACTTGTACGGAACAGCGAACGTCGGACCCAGTTCGTATCACAATCACATGGATTCGTTTTATCAACCGACCCATCAGGATATGCATAACCCTTTCCAAAATACATACCATGATAACAGAGGGTCCGCAAACAATCCCACCCAAAAAGACGGAGACTTTGGAGAAAAGAATTTGTTACATCAAGAATCGGGGCATGCGGCATCATTAGAAAAGCGTAAATGGTTCGAGGATGAAAGAGTTGGTGCATCTGCCAGGGGCGCCTCTAGCAGACAAGAAACAACGTTCATGACTCAACCTGAGAATGAGGTAGTGACTGTGATCGACAGTGGGGATGAGGTGATGAACGAAAACTCACTGTACCCTGACAAGTCCAACAAAGAGAGGGAACAAGTTGATCAGGAACCATCAGAGCGTGACCTCTTCATAGCGGGGGACAAGGAATCAGATGATGTGGATACGATAGAGACACAGGAACTCGAGGCAGAGTCTCGTAGATCATTATTCCCAATCAATACCAGCAAACATCACAGACGGACAGCACGTCCTGTCAACCGACCAATGCGTAGGTCCTGGCAACACGGCGACAAACTCGTTAAAGAAACATCAGAAATAAGAATCAATGTATTAGACCCGAGTGCAATGGAGGAGATGAACCCTCTCCTTACACCGCCGAGAAGTAGTGACACATCAACATCCAGACCCACCCATAATTCTTCCGAGTCCGGTAGTCCAAGTACGGCTTCGTTATTAGAGAGTCCGTCTTACTTAACCCGGCCCTTTcccgccattttgaaaattgcaccCAGTAGTCCGCCGTCTGCGGAGAAAACGTGCCTACCGACTCAAATCGCTCCTCAAGTTTCTTGCAACGATGTGGATCACGAGATATCTGTCCATGTGCCTCCGCCCCACAGCCGCGTCGACAGCTATTCCTCGCATCCCGCTGGCAATAACGCTAACTCGGACAGCAGCACATCGTCATCACTCCTGGCTACTCAAAGGAAGGTCAAACACGAAGACAGGTCACAAAGCGATAGCGCAAAGTGGCACTGTACTCACTGTGGAATAACTTTCGAGGAGAGTTTGATGTACGTCGTGCACATGGGGTGTCATGGGCAGTTAGACCCGTATCAGTGCAGCATGTGCGGCATGCTGTGCCAAGACCGAATGGCGTTCACATTGCATATAATCGGTGGAAAACATATCAAAACACAAACCTAG